A genomic segment from Dietzia psychralcaliphila encodes:
- a CDS encoding alkaline phosphatase PhoX, producing the protein MEEIKIDRRKFLVGAAAAGAGMYVAGNLTGTFTGSGAIASATGVGTEGYGDLVLDPNGLLDLPEGFTYSVVTHAGETTMEGGAKSPSDPDGAGYFEASGFLGSLGVGAGGGFLILNHEISNNEPHVVPVTEGVTFDDQAGGGCTVIAVDSKGVRKSQYVGVAGTVNNCAGGVTPWGTWLTCEETEVRAGGRSLAGKTASVDHGWVFEVSPDTALNQAQAAVPLKFLGRFAHEAVAVHPTTGVIYLTEDAGNPNGHVYRWTPPAGFRPGTGALAELARSEGGDTAGTFEMMRCVSGGAHVPDLSVATTVGTTYQIEWVEVPGRDRLAETTSIRRQSYGERGTRSRKLEGAWWKEGAYIVASFARMGDGSAAEHDGQVWRIAPDGASITLYSIFGKNPDTSVELADGGSFDGPDNITVSPHGGVVISEDGSGIQHVVGVNDRGQAYPIARNRVSNSEFAGPVFNEDGSVMFVSIQGDGITFAVTGPWARLAGSAGAGTGSLGSAGLGR; encoded by the coding sequence ATGGAAGAAATCAAGATCGATCGTCGTAAGTTCCTCGTTGGCGCGGCTGCCGCCGGCGCGGGAATGTACGTCGCGGGCAACCTCACCGGCACCTTCACGGGCTCCGGTGCCATCGCGAGCGCCACGGGTGTCGGTACCGAGGGCTACGGGGACCTGGTGCTGGACCCGAACGGCCTGCTCGATCTGCCCGAGGGTTTCACCTACTCGGTGGTCACCCACGCCGGTGAGACCACCATGGAGGGCGGCGCGAAGTCCCCGTCCGACCCCGACGGCGCCGGGTACTTCGAGGCCTCCGGGTTCCTCGGTTCGCTCGGAGTGGGCGCAGGGGGCGGGTTCCTCATCCTGAACCACGAGATCAGTAACAATGAGCCCCATGTCGTGCCGGTGACCGAGGGCGTCACCTTCGACGACCAGGCGGGCGGGGGCTGCACGGTGATCGCCGTCGACTCCAAGGGCGTACGCAAGTCGCAGTACGTGGGCGTGGCCGGCACGGTGAACAACTGCGCGGGCGGCGTCACACCGTGGGGAACGTGGCTCACCTGCGAGGAGACCGAGGTCCGGGCCGGCGGCAGGTCGCTCGCGGGAAAGACCGCGTCGGTGGACCACGGCTGGGTCTTCGAGGTCTCGCCGGACACGGCGCTCAACCAGGCCCAGGCCGCGGTGCCCCTCAAGTTCCTCGGGCGTTTCGCCCACGAGGCCGTCGCGGTGCACCCCACCACCGGCGTCATCTACCTCACCGAGGACGCGGGCAATCCCAATGGCCACGTGTACCGCTGGACCCCGCCGGCGGGCTTCCGCCCCGGCACCGGTGCGCTCGCCGAGCTCGCCCGCTCGGAGGGCGGCGACACGGCCGGGACCTTCGAGATGATGCGGTGCGTCTCCGGGGGTGCGCACGTCCCGGACCTGTCAGTGGCCACCACCGTCGGAACGACCTACCAGATCGAGTGGGTCGAGGTTCCGGGGCGTGACCGCCTCGCCGAGACCACCTCGATCCGTAGGCAGTCCTACGGCGAGCGCGGAACCCGCTCGCGCAAACTCGAGGGCGCGTGGTGGAAGGAGGGCGCGTACATCGTGGCGTCGTTCGCCAGGATGGGGGACGGTTCGGCGGCCGAGCACGACGGCCAGGTCTGGCGCATCGCACCGGACGGCGCGTCCATCACGCTGTATTCGATCTTCGGGAAGAACCCGGACACGTCCGTCGAGCTCGCTGACGGCGGGAGCTTCGACGGCCCGGACAACATCACGGTCTCGCCCCACGGCGGCGTAGTGATCTCCGAGGACGGATCCGGGATCCAGCACGTCGTGGGCGTCAACGACCGAGGTCAGGCATACCCCATCGCCCGCAACCGCGTGAGCAACTCGGAGTTCGCCGGCCCGGTGTTCAACGAGGACGGGTCGGTGATGTTCGTCTCGATCCAGGGCGACGGCATCACCTTCGCGGTCACCGGCCCCTGGGCGCGCCTCGCCGGGAGCGCCGGCGCCGGCACCGGCTCCCTCGGCAGTGCGGGCCTGGGACGCTGA
- a CDS encoding putative glycolipid-binding domain-containing protein encodes MNASQSPSPQAEAPRASAPRMYTWISETGRVIEQVRIVRKGESSRARGRIVSAAHPDHQAFTLEYQVEIGSDLAPHRVQLTVSTEEYERTIDLVRDAEGSWLLDDPSDIRSRVGGGGVIDVDVTYSVFFASVISRRLGLHSQPGSVEQRVLSVDSLTLDVSEDSVTFSSDDEMVHGITATAATSATVDSDGFIVDVTGLSRRV; translated from the coding sequence GTGAACGCTTCTCAGTCGCCCTCGCCGCAGGCCGAAGCGCCGCGCGCCTCGGCTCCCCGCATGTACACGTGGATCTCCGAGACCGGCAGGGTGATCGAGCAGGTGAGAATCGTCCGCAAGGGCGAGTCCTCCCGTGCCCGCGGCCGTATCGTCTCCGCCGCACATCCCGACCACCAGGCATTCACGCTGGAATACCAGGTGGAGATCGGCTCGGACCTGGCGCCTCACCGGGTGCAGCTCACCGTCTCCACCGAGGAGTACGAGCGCACCATCGACCTGGTCCGCGACGCCGAGGGGTCCTGGCTGCTCGACGACCCCTCCGACATCCGCTCCCGCGTGGGCGGCGGTGGCGTAATCGACGTGGACGTGACGTACAGCGTGTTCTTCGCCAGCGTCATCAGCCGACGGCTCGGCCTGCACTCGCAGCCGGGTTCGGTCGAGCAGCGGGTGCTCTCGGTGGACTCCCTGACGCTCGACGTCAGCGAGGACTCGGTCACCTTCTCCAGCGACGACGAGATGGTCCACGGGATCACGGCCACCGCGGCCACGAGCGCGACGGTCGACTCCGACGGGTTCATCGTCGACGTCACCGGGCTCAGCCGGAGGGTCTGA
- a CDS encoding DUF2339 domain-containing protein: MTAATVIAAIGGSVMLAGIAFLLVVAIQAGLFPPIARVVAAAVLALVLVGLGLWLQSRHEATPERPINPGALALVGTGLAAAMLDVIACTTLYQWIPVPAAYMFVGGLALAGMALAQRWSSGLLACLVSAGTMVLAPFISTGVELPVFLVILAIATAVLGADLGVAVRVVWSVFPAPVLAGYLSQTHLHDRGEQIALIVAALVFAAVGVGVGWTDSVRRRPAPENAALVVVPTAVPLILISGLSLLRPGWPVGLVLAAAYLTVAVLAGRRAQEPGPVLLSAVSGVVGSVLLFAAWVELGGQEMTSLALTLSATGYVVAAGLWGRRWMDWVAGIGAAIALTVYLFVNQPFLALDEGAAVRELSYWDVVAAFAVTVLAIAATWWASRRVPRLAARVVMAGAVVALLAFSVMVVAAGVVIGDLAGASRNGFLVAHLVVTVLWISCAAWLILTPSPRLSEARKMGFVLGSLALAKLLFLDLATLPGLFRVLSFIAVGAVMLAVAVRYRGGADGSGTDVMGTDVRGTDGTRGPYYRSDTEPSGSGSPR, translated from the coding sequence TTGACCGCCGCCACGGTGATCGCGGCGATCGGCGGCTCCGTGATGCTGGCCGGGATCGCGTTCCTGCTGGTGGTGGCGATCCAGGCCGGGTTGTTCCCGCCGATCGCGCGGGTCGTCGCCGCAGCGGTGCTGGCGCTCGTCCTGGTCGGGCTCGGGCTGTGGTTGCAGTCCCGGCACGAGGCCACGCCCGAGCGCCCCATCAACCCCGGTGCGTTGGCACTGGTCGGCACCGGCCTGGCTGCGGCGATGCTCGATGTGATCGCCTGCACCACCCTCTACCAGTGGATACCCGTTCCGGCGGCGTACATGTTCGTCGGCGGGTTGGCGCTCGCGGGTATGGCCCTGGCGCAACGATGGTCCTCCGGGCTGCTCGCGTGTCTGGTCTCGGCCGGCACGATGGTCCTGGCTCCGTTCATCTCCACGGGCGTGGAGCTGCCGGTCTTCCTGGTGATCCTGGCGATCGCCACCGCCGTGCTCGGAGCCGACCTCGGGGTCGCGGTCAGGGTGGTGTGGTCGGTGTTCCCGGCCCCGGTCCTGGCGGGCTACCTCTCGCAGACGCACCTCCACGACCGGGGCGAACAGATCGCCCTCATCGTGGCCGCCCTCGTCTTTGCCGCGGTGGGCGTCGGGGTCGGCTGGACAGACTCCGTGCGCCGCCGCCCGGCACCCGAGAACGCGGCTCTCGTCGTCGTCCCCACCGCCGTCCCCCTGATCCTCATCTCCGGACTGTCACTCCTGCGGCCGGGTTGGCCGGTCGGGTTGGTCCTGGCCGCCGCCTACCTGACGGTCGCGGTCCTGGCCGGACGGCGTGCCCAGGAACCGGGACCGGTCCTGCTGTCCGCGGTCTCGGGGGTCGTGGGCAGTGTGCTGCTGTTCGCCGCCTGGGTGGAGTTGGGCGGACAGGAGATGACGAGCCTCGCGCTGACCCTCAGCGCCACGGGGTACGTCGTGGCGGCGGGCCTGTGGGGCCGCCGTTGGATGGACTGGGTGGCCGGCATCGGCGCGGCGATCGCGCTGACCGTGTACCTGTTCGTCAACCAGCCGTTCCTCGCCCTCGACGAGGGGGCGGCGGTCCGCGAGCTCTCCTACTGGGACGTGGTGGCCGCGTTCGCGGTCACTGTCCTCGCCATCGCCGCGACGTGGTGGGCCTCCCGTCGGGTGCCGCGCCTGGCCGCCAGAGTGGTGATGGCGGGCGCCGTGGTGGCGCTGTTGGCCTTCTCGGTGATGGTGGTTGCGGCCGGCGTGGTGATCGGTGACCTGGCGGGGGCGTCCCGCAACGGGTTCCTCGTGGCGCATCTGGTGGTCACCGTGCTGTGGATCAGTTGCGCGGCCTGGCTGATCCTCACCCCGAGTCCGCGTCTCTCGGAGGCCCGCAAGATGGGCTTCGTGTTGGGCTCACTCGCGCTGGCCAAGCTGCTGTTCCTCGACCTGGCCACGCTGCCCGGCCTGTTCCGGGTGCTGTCCTTCATCGCGGTGGGCGCGGTGATGCTGGCCGTGGCCGTCCGCTACCGGGGTGGCGCGGACGGTTCCGGCACGGACGTGATGGGCACGGATGTGCGCGGCACCGACGGGACCCGCGGACCGTACTACCGCAGCGACACCGAGCCGTCGGGGAGCGGCTCCCCGAGATAG
- a CDS encoding PGPGW domain-containing protein, protein MRRLGYVAAKRLALETLGWTLVVLGIAALFLPGPGLLTLFAGMVVLSQQYEWFEKRVDPVKRVALEGASRGVQTWPRITGSVLGVAWLVGLGIYWGEHPPAPGWWPFDPDWWFIGGWGTGGSLIASGLIGLALIVYSIRRFRGNPYDHEVETERERERHEARHREKEERRRLRHGVTSG, encoded by the coding sequence GTGAGAAGACTCGGTTACGTCGCGGCCAAGCGCCTGGCGCTCGAGACGCTCGGATGGACACTCGTCGTTCTGGGCATCGCCGCGCTGTTCCTCCCCGGCCCCGGGCTGCTCACACTCTTCGCGGGCATGGTGGTGCTCTCCCAGCAGTACGAGTGGTTCGAGAAGCGGGTCGACCCCGTCAAGCGTGTGGCCCTCGAGGGCGCGTCCCGCGGGGTGCAGACCTGGCCGAGGATCACCGGGTCGGTCCTCGGGGTGGCGTGGCTCGTCGGACTCGGGATCTACTGGGGCGAACATCCCCCGGCGCCAGGGTGGTGGCCATTCGATCCCGACTGGTGGTTCATCGGCGGCTGGGGCACCGGCGGGAGCCTGATCGCCTCCGGGCTGATCGGCCTGGCCCTAATCGTCTACTCGATCCGGCGCTTCCGGGGGAACCCGTACGACCACGAGGTGGAGACCGAGCGTGAGAGGGAGCGCCACGAGGCCCGCCACCGCGAGAAGGAGGAGCGGCGCCGGTTGAGGCACGGTGTCACCTCGGGCTGA
- a CDS encoding tRNA adenosine deaminase-associated protein, whose amino-acid sequence MASTSDRSTRDSDSNDDTVTGSAFGVLQAGGSWQITRLDDAALTSLDDAARQVRSLRTEGASFGLIDVDHEFFVILRPGPSGMRLMLSDATASLDYDLAADVLDELNVDLPDDDLEDADPWGEGDMAILEDVGLPPGVLEIIVSETDLYADEQLQSVAERMGFGEELERHLPDS is encoded by the coding sequence ATGGCCAGCACCTCCGACCGAAGCACCCGCGACAGCGACAGCAACGACGACACTGTCACCGGTTCCGCGTTCGGGGTGTTGCAGGCGGGCGGCTCATGGCAGATCACCCGCCTGGACGACGCCGCGTTGACCAGTCTCGACGACGCAGCCCGTCAGGTCCGTTCGCTGCGCACCGAGGGGGCCTCGTTCGGACTGATCGACGTCGACCACGAGTTCTTCGTGATCCTGCGTCCCGGTCCGTCCGGGATGCGACTCATGCTCTCCGACGCGACCGCCTCTCTGGACTACGACCTGGCGGCGGACGTGCTCGACGAACTCAACGTGGACCTGCCGGACGATGATCTCGAGGACGCCGACCCGTGGGGCGAGGGGGACATGGCGATCCTCGAGGACGTGGGGCTGCCGCCCGGGGTGCTGGAGATCATCGTGTCGGAGACCGACCTCTACGCCGACGAGCAGCTGCAGTCGGTGGCCGAGCGGATGGGCTTCGGCGAGGAGCTCGAGCGGCACCTGCCCGACTCGTGA
- a CDS encoding prephenate dehydrogenase, translated as MTAVTDVCVLGAGLIGGSLLRALGPDRAFGWNRSATGAEAASADGFHVSTDLSDTLRRAARADALVVVGVPLPALGAILDAVAEHAPGAALTDVVSVKGPVLSAVRERGLGARFVGGHPMAGTADSGWAATDPELFRGATWLVAADDDADPATWSRVAGMAVDCGARVVSATSADHDSAVARISHLGHVVAEALASAGGRGGDLALALAAGSFRDGTRVAGTAPDLVRAICEPNRDALLTVLDECLADLTAARDSLAGEGTLGALVDEGHRARRAYEEARAERGGAPVSVTPGAPGWLGELRRAGAAGLEVRPSG; from the coding sequence GTGACGGCGGTGACGGACGTGTGCGTGCTGGGGGCGGGTCTGATCGGCGGTTCGCTGCTGCGGGCGCTGGGTCCGGATCGGGCGTTCGGATGGAACCGCTCGGCCACCGGCGCGGAGGCGGCGTCGGCTGACGGTTTCCACGTCTCCACGGATCTGTCCGACACGCTCCGCCGGGCCGCGCGGGCGGACGCCCTCGTCGTCGTCGGCGTCCCCCTCCCCGCCCTCGGCGCGATCCTCGACGCGGTGGCCGAGCACGCACCCGGGGCGGCCCTGACCGACGTGGTGAGCGTCAAGGGGCCGGTCCTGTCCGCGGTGCGGGAGCGGGGGCTGGGCGCGCGCTTCGTGGGCGGCCACCCCATGGCCGGTACCGCGGACTCCGGCTGGGCGGCCACCGACCCGGAACTCTTCCGTGGTGCGACGTGGCTCGTGGCCGCGGACGACGACGCGGATCCCGCCACCTGGTCCCGTGTGGCCGGGATGGCGGTGGACTGCGGCGCCCGGGTCGTCTCGGCCACCTCCGCCGACCACGACTCTGCCGTGGCGAGGATCTCCCACCTGGGGCACGTGGTGGCCGAGGCACTGGCGTCCGCGGGGGGCCGGGGCGGCGATCTCGCCCTGGCCCTGGCCGCCGGGTCGTTCCGCGATGGCACCCGCGTGGCGGGCACCGCGCCCGACCTCGTGCGGGCGATCTGCGAGCCCAACCGGGACGCACTGCTCACCGTCCTCGACGAATGCCTGGCAGATCTGACGGCCGCCCGGGACTCGCTGGCCGGTGAGGGGACGCTCGGGGCGCTCGTCGACGAGGGGCACCGCGCGCGACGCGCCTACGAGGAGGCGCGGGCGGAGCGCGGCGGCGCACCCGTGTCGGTGACCCCGGGGGCGCCGGGGTGGCTCGGGGAACTCCGCAGGGCGGGGGCAGCGGGGCTGGAGGTCAGACCCTCCGGCTGA
- a CDS encoding glycoside hydrolase family 65 protein, with translation MTTPQTGPGDTTTTVQSDAFTLSYTGFDPGEEGLRETLTSTGNGYLCTRGAAEWEDADGVHYPGTYVHGLYNRATTMLGGVPVHNEDLVNLPNWLPLKLRIGGAEVLRLADVEVLDYHHELDLRSAMLTRRLRFRDKEGRETDLVSRRFVSMASLHHAYLEWTITPLNWSGEAEVVTALDARVTNDGVPRYRQLESDHLRPGSTVFPESKVIAVKSKTRQSEVVVSLAARTLVRSAGEEIDVPRADFRTPDYIQQTLSLDLERGVPVTVEKSVSLFTSRDPATGDTTLRAYRSVARSRPFEAAYAHHCESWDRLWQACDMQVFGDDEAQHLLRVHICHILQTCSHHTADLDAGVPARGINGEAYRGHIFWDELFVFPFLTFRTPDVTRGLLMYRYRRVSEARAAADAAGYEGFMFPWQSGSLGTEETQEVHLNPLSGRWDEDLSHNQRHVSAAIFYNVWQYVTLTEDTMFLEYRGAEMMLGIARFWSSIAHYSPERDRYEIHGVMGPDEYHEKYPGSSEGGLRNNAYTNVFVAWICDIAASLLDLLPAPRADAVRARLELREEEIARWKDMSRKMFVPFHDGVISQFEGYEDLEELDWDAYRAEYGNIQRLDRILKAEGDTPDRYKLAKQADAVMLFFLFSDSELKRIVTRLGYDFPADAAQRTIEYYDQRTSHGSTLSYITHAGVLARFDPDASWERFKVALASDVNDIQGGTTREGIHMGVMSGTVDLVQRFYAGMRVSGGMLRLDPNLPGGIDGVSFNMTYLRSPLTVTVMRDRVTVQHRDGVIDATPVKVRVGEEERMVAVGGAETFTLA, from the coding sequence GTGACCACACCGCAGACCGGACCCGGCGACACCACCACGACGGTGCAGTCCGACGCCTTCACGCTGTCCTACACCGGGTTCGATCCGGGCGAGGAGGGACTGCGGGAGACCCTCACCTCCACGGGAAACGGTTACCTCTGCACGCGCGGCGCTGCCGAATGGGAGGACGCGGACGGGGTCCACTACCCCGGGACGTATGTCCACGGTCTGTACAACCGCGCGACCACGATGCTCGGCGGGGTCCCGGTGCACAACGAGGACCTGGTCAACCTCCCCAACTGGCTACCGCTCAAGCTCCGCATCGGCGGCGCGGAGGTGCTCCGGCTCGCGGACGTGGAGGTCCTGGACTACCACCACGAGCTCGACTTGAGGTCGGCCATGCTCACCAGGCGGCTGCGATTCCGGGACAAGGAGGGCCGCGAGACCGATCTGGTCAGCCGCCGGTTCGTCTCCATGGCCTCCTTGCACCACGCCTACCTCGAGTGGACGATCACTCCGCTCAACTGGTCGGGAGAGGCCGAGGTGGTCACCGCGCTCGACGCGCGGGTCACCAACGACGGTGTGCCACGCTACCGCCAGCTCGAGAGCGACCACCTGCGACCGGGGAGCACGGTGTTCCCCGAGTCGAAGGTCATCGCCGTCAAGTCCAAGACGCGGCAGTCCGAGGTCGTCGTCAGCCTGGCCGCGCGCACCCTCGTCCGCTCGGCCGGGGAGGAGATCGACGTCCCGCGCGCGGACTTCCGGACCCCGGACTACATCCAACAGACGCTGAGCCTGGACCTCGAGCGCGGGGTCCCGGTCACCGTCGAGAAGTCGGTGTCACTGTTCACCTCGCGCGACCCCGCCACCGGGGACACGACCTTGCGGGCCTATCGGTCGGTGGCCCGCTCCCGGCCCTTCGAGGCCGCCTACGCGCACCATTGTGAGTCGTGGGACCGCCTGTGGCAGGCGTGTGACATGCAGGTGTTCGGCGACGACGAGGCCCAGCACCTGCTGCGGGTCCACATCTGCCACATCCTGCAGACGTGCTCCCACCACACCGCGGACCTGGACGCCGGGGTGCCCGCCCGCGGGATCAACGGGGAGGCCTACCGCGGGCACATCTTCTGGGACGAACTGTTCGTGTTCCCCTTCCTCACCTTCCGCACCCCGGATGTCACCCGGGGCCTGCTGATGTACCGCTACCGCCGGGTGTCGGAGGCGCGGGCGGCGGCCGACGCCGCCGGCTATGAGGGCTTCATGTTCCCGTGGCAGAGCGGGTCGTTGGGCACCGAGGAGACCCAGGAGGTCCACCTCAACCCGCTGTCCGGGAGGTGGGACGAGGACCTCTCCCACAACCAGCGCCACGTGAGCGCGGCCATCTTCTACAACGTCTGGCAATACGTCACCCTCACCGAGGACACCATGTTCCTCGAGTACCGGGGGGCGGAGATGATGCTCGGCATCGCCCGCTTCTGGTCGTCGATCGCCCACTACTCGCCGGAGCGGGACCGCTACGAGATCCACGGCGTGATGGGGCCGGACGAATACCACGAGAAATACCCCGGGTCGTCCGAGGGGGGCTTGCGGAACAACGCCTACACCAACGTCTTCGTCGCCTGGATCTGCGATATCGCGGCCAGCCTCCTCGATCTCCTGCCCGCTCCCCGCGCCGACGCGGTGCGCGCCCGGCTCGAGTTACGCGAGGAGGAGATCGCCCGGTGGAAGGACATGAGCCGCAAGATGTTCGTCCCGTTCCACGACGGGGTGATCAGCCAGTTCGAGGGATACGAAGACCTCGAGGAGCTCGACTGGGACGCCTACCGCGCCGAGTACGGCAACATCCAGCGGCTGGACCGGATCCTCAAGGCAGAGGGTGACACTCCGGACCGGTACAAGCTCGCCAAGCAGGCCGACGCGGTGATGCTGTTCTTCCTCTTCAGCGACTCCGAACTCAAGCGCATCGTCACCAGGCTCGGCTACGACTTCCCGGCCGACGCCGCCCAGCGGACCATCGAGTACTACGACCAGCGGACCTCCCACGGGTCGACCCTGTCCTACATCACACATGCCGGCGTCCTGGCCCGGTTCGATCCGGACGCCTCCTGGGAGCGGTTCAAGGTGGCGTTGGCCAGCGACGTCAACGACATCCAGGGTGGCACCACCCGCGAGGGGATCCACATGGGGGTCATGTCCGGGACGGTCGATCTGGTGCAGCGGTTCTACGCCGGGATGCGGGTCAGTGGCGGGATGCTGCGACTCGACCCCAACCTGCCCGGCGGGATCGACGGGGTCTCGTTCAACATGACCTACCTGCGATCACCGCTCACGGTGACGGTGATGAGGGACCGGGTCACGGTGCAGCACCGCGACGGGGTGATCGACGCGACCCCCGTGAAGGTTCGGGTGGGTGAGGAGGAGCGGATGGTCGCTGTGGGTGGCGCGGAGACCTTCACCCTGGCGTGA
- a CDS encoding cytochrome P450, producing the protein MDNGVPSGPRLPGLVQALLTLSAPAVVFPAAARRYGVPFTLELMPKGRTVVAVADPADIKDVFAGSPSVFHAGKGNELLRPLLGDDSLLLQDGDAHARARRLLAPAFGRREIAGYRTLVEEVTAEQLSRWPRSGRVRAHVLLNELTLEVILRVVFGVTDSERLDRMRPVVARTVDAGPVMMIGLAIPALRRLWPWTKEIRDLASIHVFLDEQIDSARRDPALADRRDLLALLVRASADDAQGLTDEELRDQLMTLLAAGHETTATAMAWSMLELARHPHIQDRCAAEIARGEQTDYLDAVLKESLRLHPVVPLVMRELQEPATVGGRTYPRGTTISPSIILAHRAPAAYPAPKDFDPERFLGDVPTPTTWLPFGGGARRCIGASFAMMEGEVILRQVLERYRLDRVGSGREWPRARNVTLYPWRRARLDLRPR; encoded by the coding sequence ATGGATAACGGTGTTCCCTCCGGCCCACGTCTGCCCGGTCTGGTGCAGGCTCTGCTCACATTGTCGGCACCCGCGGTCGTCTTCCCGGCCGCGGCCAGGCGTTACGGGGTGCCGTTCACTCTCGAACTCATGCCCAAGGGGCGGACGGTGGTCGCGGTCGCCGACCCCGCGGACATCAAGGACGTGTTCGCCGGCTCGCCGTCGGTATTCCACGCAGGCAAGGGCAACGAGCTGCTCCGACCGCTGCTCGGGGACGACTCCCTGCTCCTCCAGGACGGGGATGCGCACGCCCGGGCCCGCCGCCTCCTGGCGCCCGCGTTCGGTCGGCGCGAGATCGCCGGGTACCGCACGTTGGTCGAGGAGGTCACCGCGGAGCAGCTGAGTCGCTGGCCGCGTTCCGGCCGGGTCCGCGCCCACGTCCTGCTCAACGAGCTCACGCTCGAGGTGATCCTGCGTGTGGTGTTCGGTGTGACCGACTCCGAGCGGCTCGACCGGATGCGTCCCGTGGTGGCCCGGACGGTCGACGCCGGCCCCGTGATGATGATCGGCCTGGCCATTCCCGCACTGCGCCGTCTCTGGCCCTGGACCAAGGAGATCCGCGACCTCGCGAGCATCCACGTCTTCCTGGACGAGCAGATCGACTCGGCGCGCCGGGATCCCGCGCTCGCCGACCGCCGCGACCTGCTGGCGCTGCTGGTCCGCGCCTCCGCGGACGATGCGCAGGGCTTGACGGACGAGGAACTGCGGGACCAGCTGATGACCCTGCTGGCGGCCGGCCACGAGACCACCGCCACGGCGATGGCCTGGTCGATGCTCGAGTTGGCCCGGCACCCACACATCCAGGACCGGTGCGCGGCGGAGATCGCCCGGGGCGAGCAGACGGACTATCTCGACGCCGTGCTCAAGGAGTCACTCAGGCTGCACCCCGTGGTCCCGCTGGTGATGCGGGAGCTGCAGGAGCCCGCCACCGTGGGCGGCCGCACCTACCCGCGGGGCACCACCATCTCGCCGTCGATCATCCTGGCCCACCGGGCGCCCGCCGCCTACCCGGCGCCGAAGGACTTCGACCCGGAGCGCTTCCTCGGTGACGTCCCGACGCCCACCACGTGGTTGCCCTTCGGCGGCGGCGCCCGTCGGTGCATCGGCGCCTCCTTCGCGATGATGGAGGGCGAGGTGATCCTGCGGCAGGTGCTGGAACGCTATCGGCTCGACCGCGTGGGCAGCGGACGCGAGTGGCCAAGGGCGCGGAACGTGACGCTGTACCCCTGGCGGCGCGCGCGGCTGGACCTGCGTCCGAGGTGA
- a CDS encoding DMT family transporter encodes MTTPARDAIRRNAGHLASVALVIMWSSGFVGAELGIRSGGTPLQLLGWRFSILGALLVAVCLVLGVRLADRRAWARQAVLGLFSQAVFLFMIFEGVARGVDGGTAALIAALQPLLVATVAGRFLGERTTPVMWIGMLLGMAGVVVVVSGGLGAGIAPWWAYLFPVGGMLSLATGTVLTQRLRPKETLLQSITMQSVVAAGALVAAMLLTGQGRVPVDTEFWVAVAWLVFLSTLCGYVLYVFVTRTRGATVASVLLYLTPPTTMIWVWLMFGVPITLLAVVGMAVSAVGVVLVLRSRATAQAQRGRR; translated from the coding sequence ATGACCACTCCCGCCCGAGACGCGATCCGCCGCAACGCCGGCCATCTGGCGTCGGTGGCACTGGTGATCATGTGGAGCTCGGGCTTCGTGGGCGCCGAGCTGGGGATCCGGAGCGGTGGTACCCCGCTGCAGCTGTTGGGCTGGAGGTTCTCGATCCTCGGCGCGCTGCTGGTGGCGGTGTGCCTGGTGCTGGGGGTGCGGTTGGCCGACCGGAGGGCCTGGGCACGGCAGGCGGTGTTGGGGCTGTTCAGCCAGGCAGTGTTCCTCTTCATGATCTTCGAGGGGGTCGCCCGCGGCGTCGACGGGGGGACGGCGGCGCTGATCGCGGCGCTGCAACCCCTGCTCGTGGCGACCGTCGCGGGCAGGTTCCTCGGCGAACGGACCACGCCGGTCATGTGGATCGGCATGCTCCTCGGGATGGCGGGCGTCGTGGTGGTGGTCTCCGGGGGGCTGGGAGCCGGGATCGCCCCGTGGTGGGCGTACCTGTTCCCGGTGGGCGGGATGCTCAGCCTCGCCACGGGCACGGTCCTCACCCAGCGTCTGCGGCCGAAGGAGACTCTGCTGCAGTCGATCACCATGCAGTCCGTCGTGGCGGCGGGGGCCCTGGTGGCGGCGATGCTACTGACGGGGCAGGGCAGGGTGCCGGTGGACACCGAGTTCTGGGTCGCGGTGGCCTGGTTGGTGTTCCTGTCCACGCTCTGTGGGTACGTCCTGTACGTGTTCGTCACCCGCACCCGGGGCGCCACCGTCGCCAGCGTGCTGCTCTATCTGACGCCGCCCACCACCATGATCTGGGTGTGGCTGATGTTCGGTGTGCCGATCACCCTCCTCGCGGTGGTGGGTATGGCCGTCAGCGCGGTCGGAGTGGTCCTGGTGCTGCGGTCCCGGGCCACGGCACAGGCTCAGCGCGGGCGCAGGTAG